In the genome of Agromyces sp. CF514, the window CATCGGCATCAGTGCGACGCTGATCGCGGTGAGGACGATGCCGATCGGGCTGTGCTCGGCCTCGCCGCCGCCGATGAGGGCGACCACCGCGGAACCGGTCACGTACGCCGCGAGGGCGAAGAACGCGATCGCGATGACCCGGAGGGTGGGCTGCTCCCATCGTTCGGGCTCGCGCCGCGTGAACTGCCAGGCGACCGCCGCGGCGGAGAGGACCTCGATCACCGAATCGAGCCCGAACCCGATCAGGGCGATCGAGGATGCCGCGGTTCCGGCTGCGAGCGCGACGATCGCCTCGAGCACGTTGTAGGCGATCGTGATCGTGACGATCAGCCGGATCCGGCGATGCAGGAGCGCGCGACGTTCGGCATCCAGCGCGGTCAGCATGTGCATGTCTCCCCGTCGCAGCAGTCGGGTTCGACGTGCAGCACGACGCGCAGGAGCTCGTCGAGCGCAGGGGCGAGATGCGGGTCGGCGAGGCGGTACCAGGTGCGGCGTCCGTCGGGGACCGCTTCGACCAGGCCGCAGCCGCGCAGGCAAGCCAGCTGGTTCGACATCACCTGTCGTGAGACGTCGAACGCGTCGGCCAGTTCCGACGGGGTCGCGGGCGCCTCGCGCAGTGCGAGCAGCACGCGCGTGCGGGTCGGATCCGCGAGGGCGTGTCCGAAGCGCGCGAGCGCCGCGGTGTGGGTCAGGCCGGCAGTCGAGGGCATGGCCAAATAGTACAGCGATTCGTGTATCAATTTCGGGTGCCCCGCTTGGGGCCACTGCTCTGCGGTCGACCGCCGCTGGATCCGCGCTCGGCGCTGATCCGTCGGCGGCTTCGGGCAGGCTCCGTCCCTCCGCCGGACGGCGCGATCAGACGACGTGCACGGCCGGGCGTCGCTTGAGGTCGGATTCCGCCTCGCGGAGCACCTCGCGCGTCACGGGTGCCACCTCGCCCACGCCCGTGATGAGGTACCGGAACATGTTCGAGATCGGGTTCCCCTCGGTCCACTCGCAGTACACGGTCGGCACCACGCCGGTCGCGTCGCGCGCGGCGAGCATCACCGCCGCGATGGTGTTCGGCACGTTGCCGCTGCGGACGCGGAGCACGCGGTAGCCGTCCTGCTCGGAGCCGACCACGCGCAGGTCCTCCTCGAAGTCGGAGGAATCCGACGGGTGCACCTCGAGGAAGACGGTCCGCGCCCGCGACGGGATGTTGCTGTACCGCCGCTCGTCTCGATCCTTCTCGGCGTAGGCGTCCCGCCCGTCGGAATGCGGTTCGTGCGCGATGAAGAGCAGTTCGCCTCGATCCGCGTCGTCGGCGATGAAGGTCATCGCCAGTTCGTCGAACGCGACGGTGGGTGCGCGCAGCTCGAAGGATCGCCCGATGCGCGAGACGGTCGAGATCACGAGGATGCCGAGGATGAACAGCGCGGCGATGCGCAGGCCGTCGGGTCGTTCGACGACGTTGAGCACGGTCGTGTACGTGAAGACGAGCGTGATCGCGCCGAAGCCGATGACCTGCGGGCGCTGACGCCGCTGCCAGGCGGAGATCGTCACCGCGACCGAGGCCGAGGTGATGAGCACCAGGACGCCTGTGGCGTACGCGCCGCCCTGTGCGTCGACGTCGGCTTCGAACACGATCGTGATGAGGAAGGCGATGAGGGTGAAGACGAGCACGAGCGGGCGCACGGCCCGCGCCCATTGGGGCGCCATGCCGTACTTCGGCAGGTACCGGGGCACGAGGTTCAGCAATCCCGCCATCGCCGAGGCGCCGGCGAACCACAGGATCAGGATGGTGCTGACGTCGTAGACGGTGCCGAACCCTTCGCCGAGGTACTCGTGGGCGAGGTACGCGAGTGCTCGCCCGTTCGCCTCGCCGCCGGGCTGGAACTCGGCCTGCGGAATGAGCAGGGTCGTCGCGAAGCTCGACGTGATGAGGAAGGTGCTCATGATGACGGCCGCGGTCGTGAGGAGCCGCCGGGCGCCGCGGATCCGCGTGACCGGGCGATCAGGGGGATCGGAGGGCGAACCGTGGATCTGCGGCATGACCGCGACACCGGTCTCGAAGCCCGAGAGGCCGAGCGCGAGCTTCGGGAACACGATGAGCGCGACGCCGACGACCAGCCACGGGTTGCCGTGCTGCGTGAACAGTGCGGACCACCAGTCCTCGACCACGAGCGGGTGCTCGAACACGTGCCAGAACGAGACCGCGATCACGACGAGGTTCAGCGCGAGGAACACGGCGACGAGTATCACGGCGACCCGGATCGCCTCCCGGAAGCCCTTCAGGAACACGAGCCCGAGCAGCGAGATGAGCACGAGCGTGAGCCACACCTGGGCGCCGTCGAAGAAGTCGGGTGCGAACGGGTTGGCGATCGCGTGGGCCGATGCGTCGGCCGCCGAGAGCGTGATCGTGATCATGAAGTCGGTCGCGGCGAAGCCGAGGAGCACGAGCACGAAGAGCTTGCCCGCCCACCAGGGCAGGAGCCGCTCGAGCATGGCGATCGAGCCGGACCCCTTGAAGCTCTCGTTCGCCACCCGGCGGTACACCGGGAGCGCGCCGAGCAGGGTGAGCGCGACGAGCACGATCGTGGCGAACGGCGAGACGAGCCCGGCGGCCAGTGCGGCGATGGCGGGCTGATAGCCGAGCGTCGAGAAGTAGTCGAGACCGGTGAGGCACATGACCCGCCACCACGAGTGCGTCTGCTCGACCTGCTTGGCGTGCGGCCCCTGGTGGGCGCCACGGTCGTCGACGAGTCCGGTCATGAGCCAGCGCCCGAGCCGGGATCGAGGTGCCGGTGCGTGCGCGACCGGCACGACGGTGGTCGTCGGCCCGGTGTCCTGCGCTTCAGCCGATTCCATCGCTGCTCGGCCGTCGTTCTCGGTCACGGATCGAGCGTAGTTCGCCCGTGCTCTCCGCCCCGGCTCATCGCGTTAGGAAACCGTTAGGATTTCGGACCGGCTCCTGATCGCTCGTCGCCTGCGCCGCCGGCGGCCGCGTGCGCTGCGGTTCGAGACGAGCGGATGTCGATTCCGCCCGAGCCCGTTCGACGCTTGAATGAGAGCGGATGTCGCGTCTCACCCAGAACGAACCTCGACCGGAAGCGAGCAGCACCATGCGTCCCATCATCATCACCGCGTTCGTCAGCCTCGACGGCGTCATGGACTCCCCTGGCGGCGGCGACCACCCTCGTGCGGGCTGGACCTTCAAGGAGGTGCCGTTCGTCGCCGAGGCGTACGAGCTAAAGGGAACCGAGCAGCTCGAGGCATCCGCGATGCTGCTGGGCCGGCAGAGCTACGACGAGTTCGCGCCGATCTGGCCGACCATGGACGAGTTCGCGGAGTACAACGCGATGCCGAAGTACGTCGTCTCGTCGACGCTCGAAGACCCGGAGTGGAACAACACGCAGGTGCTGCGCTCGCTCGACGAGGTCGCGGCACTGCGGCAGGGCGAGGGCGGGCCGATCATCGTGCACGGCAGCGCGAAGCTCGGGCAGGGCCTCGCGGCGGCCGGCCTCGTCGACCGCTACCACCTGCTGATCTTCCCGGTCACGCTCGGCTCGGGCAAGCGCCTCTTCGACGGCAACGCGACCGGCACGCTGAAGCTCGTCGACCAGGCCGCCTACGACAACGGCATCATCAAGGCCGTCTACGACGTCGAGCACTGAGCGACGGCAGGGCGAGCGGATGCCGCCGGCGGGCGACGAGCTTCCGTTGCCGCCGGGCGGCAGGCCGAGTAGCCTCCGATCGCCCGCTCGTCGTCGACCGGATCGGAGCCACCGTGCCTGCAGCAGCCCTTCCCCCGAGCGGTGACGTGCCCGCGTCGGGGTCCGCGAAGACGTGCGACGCCCGCGGCATGGCCGAGATCCACCGCCTGTTCAAGGTCGGCTTCGGCGAGGCGCCCTCGCTCGTCGGACACGTGAGCGACGGCGACGCCGCACACGCCGAGGTCGTCGGCGACCACCTCGCGATGCTCTCGACGAGCCTGCATGCGCATCACGAGGGTGAGGACGCCATGCTCTGGAACCGTCTCGAGCAGCGGGCGCCCGGGTGCGCGATGCACGTCGAACGCATGAAGCGGCACCATGCGCAACTGCTCGTGCACCTGACGGCGCTCGACGCCGCGCTGCCGGCCTGGCGTGCGAGCGGGCGACGTGCGGATGCGGCATCCGTGCTCTCGGCGATCGAGGGGGTGAACGAGGCGCTCGACGTGCACCTTCCCGACGAGGAGGCGAACATCGTGCCCGTGATGGAGCGCACCTTCACCCAGAAGGAGGTCGAGTGGTTCGGCGAGCACGGGCGGGCCGCGACGCCCAAGGGCAAGACGTTCGTCATGCTCGGCTCGATCCTGGCCGCGCAGCCCGACGGCGGCGACGAGTGGATGCGTCGCAACCTGCCTGCGCCCGTGCGGGGCATCTGGCGGGCGTTCGGCCGGCGCACCTACGAGAGGAACCGCGCAGAGCTGCTCGGAACGCGCTGACCGCTCCGGAGGCGCCGGGCCGCGGGCCGGCGCGACGGGAGGAGATCCCGAGCTCGGGAGGGCGATTCGCGAACTTCGGTCCTCCTGAGCTCGGGATCTCCTCCCATCGTGTCGACGTCGTCGACGGTAGGGATGCCGCGGCGGGCGTCAACCGATCGCGACCGTGTCGCCGACGGCGACGCCACCCCGGTTCTGCGGCACCAGCAGCACGCCGAACCAGGTCTTGCCGTCGCGGCGGCGGAACTTCGAGAGCGTGCGGATCGGCTCGAATCCGCGTTGCAGCGTGTAGGGGTCGATGCCCGTCATCATGCAGCGGTCGCAACCGCCGGTCACGCGGAACCGCACATCGCCGATGGTCACGAACCCCCACTCGTCTTCGGCGAACGGCTCGTCGCCGTCGACGACGAGGTTCGGCCGGAACCGCAGCATGTCGAGCTCGGGTGCGCCCTCGTCGGTCCAGGCGTTGAGGGCGGCGAGCGAGGCCTCGGTCGTGAGCAGCAGCGGGGCCGCGTCGGCGAGCGACATGCGGTCGCCGTCGAGGCCGCCGTGCTCGTCCTTCACGGGGCGCACGGTCGGGTCGGGCTGCCAGACGAGTCGCACCGACTGCCCGATGCGCGAACTCAGCCAGTCGTCGGCCTCAGGGCCGGCGGGCAGGGCGGTCGCCTGGCGGGAGATGCCCACGGCGACGGGTTCGGCGTCGGTCGGCACGTCGACGCGCAGCGGGTCGGATGCGGGTTCGGACGCCGCGCCGCTCAGCAGCACGCCGCCGTCGGCGAGCAGCTCGGACCGCAGCCCGAGCATGACGTTGCGCTCTCGCGCCGTGACGTTGCGCCCGTTCTCGTCGACGACGGCCCACCGACGATCGCCTGCGAGGCCCCACGGCTCGACCTGCGCCGAGGCGACGTCGAGGCCGCCGAGCGACTTCACGGGGTAGAGGCGAACGCGGGTGAGTTGCATGCGAACACGCTACCCGCCCGCCGGCGCCCCGCCGCGCCGAGCGAGACCCCGGCCGTGGGTCGGGCCGCGACGGTCCGGCGACCGCTGCCGACGCACGAGCAGCGGGGCCGGTCTCCTCGGAGACCGGCCCCGCCGGTGCTGTCGTGCTGTCGTGCTGGATGTCGCCGCCTAGCGGCGTGCGCGGGCTACTTGCCCACCGCCTTCAGGGCGTTGACGATGCCGTTGCCGTAGAACCCGTTCTGCGAGAGCTTGCCCTCGCAGGTGTGGGTCGCGGTGAGCGTCGCTCCGGCGGGCGTGATGCGCGTGTACGTGAACGCCGCCGGGGTCGGGCATGCCGTGTCGACCGCGGTCTGGCGCAGGCGCGCGTCGACGATGGCCGGGGGCAGGTACTTGCCGCCGCGGATCACGTCGGGGATGCCGTACTTGCTCACGATGAGCGCGGCGACGCCCGTGGCGTGCGGAGAGGCCATCGACGTGCCCTGCAGGTACTGGTAGTACCCGCAGGTGGTGCCCGCCGCGTCGCAGCTCTTCACGACGCCAGGGATGAGCACGTTGCCGGCTTCGTCGATCGCGCCCGACTCGAGCGCGAGCGCCTTCGGGTACGCCGCGAGGATCGCCTTGCTGATGTCGCGCGTGTTCGTCGGGGTGTCGTAGACGTCGCCGCCGGGAGCCGCGACATCCACGTAGCCGTTGCCGTAGTCGGAGTAGTACGCCTTGCGCTTCGAGACGCCGGTGCTGCTCACCGAGATGACGCCCTTGCCTTCGCTCGGCATCGAGGTGCAGGTCGCGGGGTCGAGCAGGTCGCGCGTGTACGCGATCTCACCGGGGGTGTCGGCGAAGTCGGGGCTGCCGGTGTCGCTGATGACCTTCGTGTAGTCGGTCGCGCCGTTGCCCGCTGCCGAGACGAGGGTCACGCCGCGGGCGCGGGCGAAGTCGAGCGCGCGCTGCATGGCCTTCACGATCGTCTGCTGCTCCTGCTGGTCCGCAGCGGAGTCGGCCGGGTGGCTCGCGCAGTTGAACAGCCACGGGTCGACGTAGTAGCTCATGTTCACCACGTCGACGCCGATCTTGCCCGCGTACGTGAGGGCGTCGACCGAGGGCTGCAGGAAGAAGTAGCCCGAGTCCTGGCCGGCCCGCAGGTTCACGAGCGTGACGTTCGGCGCGACGCCCGCGATGCCGATGCCGTTGATCGGCGAGCCGATCGTCGACGCGACGTGCGTGCCGTGTCCGTCTTCGTCGACGTTCGCGGCGTCGTTGCACGAGCCGTCGGCCTCGTCTTCGCACGGGCCGTCGATGACGTCGCCGTTCGCGTCGAACGGGATGTCGACCGTGAAGTTGCGGCTCTTCGCGTTGTCGAAGTTCGGGGCGATGTCGGGGTGGGTGCCGTCGACGCCGGTGTCGAGGATGCCGACGAGCACCTTCTTGTTGCCGGGTTCGACCTTGTACGAGCCGTCGACCGTGGCGCCGATCTGCTGCATGTCCCACTGGAGCGAGGCGAGCGGCTCGGCGGTGAGCGTCTTGCCGTTGCCCTTCTTCGCGGCAGCGCCTGCGGGCGTCTTGCCGCCGTTCTGGCGGACCTCGGCCTCGGCGGCGTCGAGCTTCTTCGCCTGCTCGCCGCTGACGGCGTCGTCGGGCACGTCGGCGATGACGCGATTCTGGGCCGTGCCCTCGATGGCGCCCTGCGCGAGCGCCTGCGCCTCGAAGTCCGACTCCGTGGTGCGCACCGTTGCGACCCCGACGTCGGTGTTCTCGTTGACGATCGTGCCGCCGGCCGCGGTGACCGCGGCCTTCGCGGCGGCCGACGAGGTGCCGGCGGTGAAGAGCACGACGAACTCCTGTTCGCCCGTCTCGTCGCCGACGGCGGTCGTGAACGCGCTCGCCGGTGCGGCGGCCAGGGCCGTCAGGGCGAGCGCGAATGCGGATGTTACGGCGATGGTGCGGAATCTACGCATGGTTCTCCTTCACATCGAGCGTGATTTCGAGAGCCTCCCACCCGCGGTGGTCGCAGATCAAGGGAACGCACGGATGTCGCGCGCGACGCGCAGATCCTGCATCGAAACGCGGTTCGGGTCGCGTTTCCCTCGCGAAGCCGCTCCGCCGAGAGCAGCATCGCCCGCTGGTCGTGGAGCGGAGCGGCTCGAGACCGATGGGGTCCCGAGCCGGCGCCTGCGCGCCTCCTCGACCGGCGGGCGATGCGGTGGTTGCGCGGCGACCGTTACGCGGCGACCGGCGCGAGCGCCGCGCGAAGGCCGTCGACGAGCGTCGTCGTCGGGCGGCCCGTGAGGCGCGAGACGCCACCGGTCGGCACGTCGAGCACGCCCTGGGCGATGCCCGCGTCGATGCCGGCGACGAAGCCCGCGAGCCCTGCGTCGAGACCGGCGGCTTCGAGTGCGGCGACATGCTGCTCGGTCGTGAGCGGCGTGTACGCGACGTCGCGCCCGAGCACCTCGGATGCCGCCGCCGCGAGGTCTGCGGAGGTCCACGCCTGGTCGCCCGAGAGCTCGTACACCTCGCCGAGGTGGCCGTCCTCGAGCAGCACGACGGCTGCCGCGTCGGCGAGGTCGGCGCGCGTGGCGCCCACGATGACGCCGTCGCCCGACGAGGCGGCGATCACGCCGGAGTCCGCGGCGCGCGCGACATCCGTTGCGAAGTTCTCGATGTACCAGTTGTTGCGCACGATCACGGAGGGCACACCCGACGCGGCGATGAGTTCCTCGGTGGCCTTGTGCTCGGGGGCGAGTGGGTAGTCGGCCGTGCTCGCCTTGGGCGCGCTCGTGTAGACGAGCTTGGCGACGCCGGCCGCCTTGGCCGCGTCGATGACGTTGCCGTGCTGGGGCACGCGCTGCCCGACCTCGGATCCCGAGATGAGCAGCACGGCGTCGACGCCCTCGAGGGCGGGTGCGAGGGTCTCGGGCTTGGAGTAGTCGAGCTCGACCGTCTGCACGCCGCGAGCCGCGACATCCGCGAGCTTGGAGGTGTCGCGTGCTCCGGCGACGATGCTCGAGGGCTCGGCGCCGCGGGTGAGGAGGGCGTCGACGACGAGGCGGCCGAGCTGGCCCGAGGCGGCGGTGACGAGGATGGTCATGAGGAGCGGTTCCTTCCGATTGGGTACGCCGGGTGCAACGGGCTCGAACCCGCGGTACATTCCCGATCGGAGGTACCCACTTTGAAGTAAGCTACCCACATGACGGTAAGTCTTGCGGAGATCCGGCGATCGTCCGGAGAGGTCTTCACCGAGGGCTGCCCGACTCGGGTGGTGCTCGATCACATCATGAGCAAGTGGGGCGTGCTCGTCTTGCTCGCGCTCACCGACGGCACGCATCGCTGGGGCGAGCTGCGTCGAGAGGTGCAGGGCATCAGCGAGAAGATGCTCGCCTCGACGCTGCGCACGCTCGAGTCCGACGGCCTGGTCGTGCGCACCTCGTACCCCGAGGTGCCGCCGCGCGTCGAGTACGCGCTGACCGATCTCGGCCACGAGCTCATGCAGCAGATGCTGCCGCTCGTGCAGTGGGTCGCCGTGCATGCGGGCGACATCGTGCCCGAGGGCGGGGTCCGTCCGGTCGCGTAGGTCGGTCGGGCGCGCGCTCGGCGAGGCTCAGAGCGTCGCGAGCAATGCGTCGACCGCTGCACGCGAGCGGACCACCCGCGACGGGTCTGCGTCGAAGTCGCCGAGGAAGACGGTGCCCAGCGCCGAGCTGAGGATGCCGTAGGCCGCGGTCGTGCACGCGTCGGTCGCGGCGTCGGGCCTCGCCCGTGCGACCAGTCCTGCGAGTTGCACGCGCGTGGCCGTATACGCGGTGGTCAGGACCGCGGCGATCTCGGGCGTGACGCGCGCGAGTTCGACGAGGCCGAGCACGACGGCGTTCTCCCGGTCAGGCGAGCTGAACACGGGGCCGAAGAGGTAGTCGAGCGCTCCGGTCAGGTCGTCGACCCCGCCCGGCAGTATCGAGCCGACCTCGCCGCTCTCGTCGGCGAAGACGGCGGTCGCGGTGTCGAGGAGGAGCCGGTCGCGGTTGCCGACGAAGTGCCGCACGTGGCCGCGCGACATGCCGGCTGCATCGGCGATGCGGTCGAGCGTCGTGCCGTGGATGCCGTGCTCGGCGATCGTCGTCATCGTCGCATCGATGATCTGCTCGCGGCGTTCTGCGGCGACGGACGGTCGTGCCAACGCGGCTCCTCTCGTGCGGTCGGCTGGGCGGTCGGGCCGACTGCAGCCGAGTGTAACGGTCCGATTAATTCTAGTCTAGTCAGACTTGACTAACTACTGAACGGAACCGTAGCGTGACCGTCACGTCGCACCCGAGCCGGGTCCGGCGCCGTGAGAGGAGCGATCTTGCCCGACATCCTGCGCGTCCCGCCCGCGCCCGAGAGCCCGGCCTCGTTCCCGGCGCGCGTCCGCATGCGCGATGGCGTCCGGCTGGCCGCCGACGTCTACCTGCCAGGTGCGCCGGACGGCGGCGACGATTCGCCGGGCGACACGATCCTGATCCGCCTGCCCTACGACAAGTCGGGTGAGTACACGTTCATCCCCGCCATCGCCCGGTACTTCTCGCAGCACGGC includes:
- a CDS encoding cation transporter, with amino-acid sequence MHMLTALDAERRALLHRRIRLIVTITIAYNVLEAIVALAAGTAASSIALIGFGLDSVIEVLSAAAVAWQFTRREPERWEQPTLRVIAIAFFALAAYVTGSAVVALIGGGEAEHSPIGIVLTAISVALMPMLSYAERRAGRELGSATAVADSKQTLICAYLSAAVLIGLLLNTALGWWWADPAAGLVIAVFAIREGIEAWKGDACATSVGMLLEDEDHDHDHDHDHDHDHDHDHDG
- a CDS encoding helix-turn-helix transcriptional regulator, whose amino-acid sequence is MPSTAGLTHTAALARFGHALADPTRTRVLLALREAPATPSELADAFDVSRQVMSNQLACLRGCGLVEAVPDGRRTWYRLADPHLAPALDELLRVVLHVEPDCCDGETCTC
- a CDS encoding amino acid transporter, which produces MESAEAQDTGPTTTVVPVAHAPAPRSRLGRWLMTGLVDDRGAHQGPHAKQVEQTHSWWRVMCLTGLDYFSTLGYQPAIAALAAGLVSPFATIVLVALTLLGALPVYRRVANESFKGSGSIAMLERLLPWWAGKLFVLVLLGFAATDFMITITLSAADASAHAIANPFAPDFFDGAQVWLTLVLISLLGLVFLKGFREAIRVAVILVAVFLALNLVVIAVSFWHVFEHPLVVEDWWSALFTQHGNPWLVVGVALIVFPKLALGLSGFETGVAVMPQIHGSPSDPPDRPVTRIRGARRLLTTAAVIMSTFLITSSFATTLLIPQAEFQPGGEANGRALAYLAHEYLGEGFGTVYDVSTILILWFAGASAMAGLLNLVPRYLPKYGMAPQWARAVRPLVLVFTLIAFLITIVFEADVDAQGGAYATGVLVLITSASVAVTISAWQRRQRPQVIGFGAITLVFTYTTVLNVVERPDGLRIAALFILGILVISTVSRIGRSFELRAPTVAFDELAMTFIADDADRGELLFIAHEPHSDGRDAYAEKDRDERRYSNIPSRARTVFLEVHPSDSSDFEEDLRVVGSEQDGYRVLRVRSGNVPNTIAAVMLAARDATGVVPTVYCEWTEGNPISNMFRYLITGVGEVAPVTREVLREAESDLKRRPAVHVV
- a CDS encoding dihydrofolate reductase family protein, giving the protein MRPIIITAFVSLDGVMDSPGGGDHPRAGWTFKEVPFVAEAYELKGTEQLEASAMLLGRQSYDEFAPIWPTMDEFAEYNAMPKYVVSSTLEDPEWNNTQVLRSLDEVAALRQGEGGPIIVHGSAKLGQGLAAAGLVDRYHLLIFPVTLGSGKRLFDGNATGTLKLVDQAAYDNGIIKAVYDVEH
- a CDS encoding hemerythrin domain-containing protein, translated to MPAAALPPSGDVPASGSAKTCDARGMAEIHRLFKVGFGEAPSLVGHVSDGDAAHAEVVGDHLAMLSTSLHAHHEGEDAMLWNRLEQRAPGCAMHVERMKRHHAQLLVHLTALDAALPAWRASGRRADAASVLSAIEGVNEALDVHLPDEEANIVPVMERTFTQKEVEWFGEHGRAATPKGKTFVMLGSILAAQPDGGDEWMRRNLPAPVRGIWRAFGRRTYERNRAELLGTR
- a CDS encoding MOSC domain-containing protein — translated: MQLTRVRLYPVKSLGGLDVASAQVEPWGLAGDRRWAVVDENGRNVTARERNVMLGLRSELLADGGVLLSGAASEPASDPLRVDVPTDAEPVAVGISRQATALPAGPEADDWLSSRIGQSVRLVWQPDPTVRPVKDEHGGLDGDRMSLADAAPLLLTTEASLAALNAWTDEGAPELDMLRFRPNLVVDGDEPFAEDEWGFVTIGDVRFRVTGGCDRCMMTGIDPYTLQRGFEPIRTLSKFRRRDGKTWFGVLLVPQNRGGVAVGDTVAIG
- a CDS encoding S8 family serine peptidase, with the protein product MRRFRTIAVTSAFALALTALAAAPASAFTTAVGDETGEQEFVVLFTAGTSSAAAKAAVTAAGGTIVNENTDVGVATVRTTESDFEAQALAQGAIEGTAQNRVIADVPDDAVSGEQAKKLDAAEAEVRQNGGKTPAGAAAKKGNGKTLTAEPLASLQWDMQQIGATVDGSYKVEPGNKKVLVGILDTGVDGTHPDIAPNFDNAKSRNFTVDIPFDANGDVIDGPCEDEADGSCNDAANVDEDGHGTHVASTIGSPINGIGIAGVAPNVTLVNLRAGQDSGYFFLQPSVDALTYAGKIGVDVVNMSYYVDPWLFNCASHPADSAADQQEQQTIVKAMQRALDFARARGVTLVSAAGNGATDYTKVISDTGSPDFADTPGEIAYTRDLLDPATCTSMPSEGKGVISVSSTGVSKRKAYYSDYGNGYVDVAAPGGDVYDTPTNTRDISKAILAAYPKALALESGAIDEAGNVLIPGVVKSCDAAGTTCGYYQYLQGTSMASPHATGVAALIVSKYGIPDVIRGGKYLPPAIVDARLRQTAVDTACPTPAAFTYTRITPAGATLTATHTCEGKLSQNGFYGNGIVNALKAVGK
- a CDS encoding SDR family oxidoreductase — protein: MTILVTAASGQLGRLVVDALLTRGAEPSSIVAGARDTSKLADVAARGVQTVELDYSKPETLAPALEGVDAVLLISGSEVGQRVPQHGNVIDAAKAAGVAKLVYTSAPKASTADYPLAPEHKATEELIAASGVPSVIVRNNWYIENFATDVARAADSGVIAASSGDGVIVGATRADLADAAAVVLLEDGHLGEVYELSGDQAWTSADLAAAASEVLGRDVAYTPLTTEQHVAALEAAGLDAGLAGFVAGIDAGIAQGVLDVPTGGVSRLTGRPTTTLVDGLRAALAPVAA
- a CDS encoding helix-turn-helix domain-containing protein; its protein translation is MTVSLAEIRRSSGEVFTEGCPTRVVLDHIMSKWGVLVLLALTDGTHRWGELRREVQGISEKMLASTLRTLESDGLVVRTSYPEVPPRVEYALTDLGHELMQQMLPLVQWVAVHAGDIVPEGGVRPVA
- a CDS encoding TetR/AcrR family transcriptional regulator produces the protein MARPSVAAERREQIIDATMTTIAEHGIHGTTLDRIADAAGMSRGHVRHFVGNRDRLLLDTATAVFADESGEVGSILPGGVDDLTGALDYLFGPVFSSPDRENAVVLGLVELARVTPEIAAVLTTAYTATRVQLAGLVARARPDAATDACTTAAYGILSSALGTVFLGDFDADPSRVVRSRAAVDALLATL